One window of Biomphalaria glabrata chromosome 6, xgBioGlab47.1, whole genome shotgun sequence genomic DNA carries:
- the LOC106078795 gene encoding eukaryotic translation initiation factor 1A, X-chromosomal-like, translating into MPKNKGKGGKNRRRGKNENENEKRELIFKEEGQEYAQVTKMLGNGRLEAMCFDGVKRLCHIRGKLRKKVWINGGDIILLGLRDYQDTKADVILKYTADEARNLKAYGELPDSAKINENNYDDEIDENITFDGFDDDDDEDDIDEI; encoded by the exons ATGCCTAAAAATAAAG GTAAGGGAGGTAAAAACAGAAGAAGAGGTAAGAacgaaaatgaaaatgaaaaaagagaATTGATCTTCAAGGAAGAAGGTCAAGAATATGCCCAAGTCACAAAGATGTTGGGTAATGGTAGGTTAGAGGCCATGTGTTTTGATGGAGTCAAAAGATTATGTCACATTAGAGGAAAGCTAAGAAAAAAG GTTTGGATCAATGGTGGTGACATCATTTTACTTGGTCTCAGGGACTATCAAGACACAAAAGCTGATGTGATCTTAAAGTACACAGCAGATGAAGCTCGTAACTTGAAAGCTTATGGAGAGCTTCCAGATTCTG CTAAAATCAATGAAAACAACTATGATGAtgagattgatgaaaacattacCTTTGATggttttgatgatgatgatgatgaagatgacaTTGATGAA